A DNA window from Luteolibacter luteus contains the following coding sequences:
- a CDS encoding immunoglobulin domain-containing protein, which produces MPLLRLALAILSLSDPVLGAISPGSASVAWDRNSEENISGYKIYWGESTRQYTRVLDVGNALEAVLTSLTSGQTYFCAVTAYNTAGQESLFSAEVSLTYVAEPGAQDTSTRMILVEAESGQMTSPFAKTTESGTTYVSCPVYPIAGSISVNFNVPTDDEYQVWCRVRGGTSSSDSIYIAMDGTTDEEIFHFYGAPDPLIGVRSGNWMWKKIFIPPPASPAPTGATVLSPRVYSLTTGGHSLRFRAREQHAQIDRIVLTSDPNFVPNDTLARSGDVLTVTGNPVSQIRNAGQAAAFTVSAVATGPVSYQWKKNGVALSGANSATLILTNLDPADSGTYSVDLSRGSTAASAGPASLVVNGAALPEIFKVSRVIVNPDHTLSFHIEGEPDTNILVYASSDMITWSLIAVEPNESGQISVSDPGSGGKTKRFYRLVSESTAPL; this is translated from the coding sequence GCTATTGCGTTTGGCACTGGCGATCCTTTCCCTCTCCGATCCTGTTCTAGGAGCGATTTCCCCCGGTTCTGCAAGTGTCGCTTGGGACCGGAATTCCGAAGAAAATATTTCGGGATATAAGATCTATTGGGGAGAGTCCACGCGCCAATATACCCGGGTTCTCGATGTCGGGAACGCGCTGGAGGCGGTGCTGACGAGCCTGACTTCGGGGCAGACCTACTTCTGCGCGGTAACTGCGTACAATACCGCGGGGCAAGAAAGCCTCTTTTCGGCCGAGGTGAGTCTAACCTACGTGGCCGAGCCGGGAGCCCAAGACACCAGCACACGGATGATACTGGTGGAGGCGGAAAGCGGGCAAATGACTTCTCCCTTCGCCAAGACCACGGAGTCCGGCACGACTTACGTGAGCTGCCCGGTTTATCCCATCGCCGGCTCGATCAGCGTGAATTTCAACGTGCCGACCGACGATGAATATCAGGTCTGGTGCCGGGTCCGGGGAGGAACTTCCAGCAGCGACTCGATCTATATCGCGATGGATGGGACGACGGATGAGGAGATTTTCCATTTCTACGGCGCACCGGATCCGCTGATCGGCGTCCGCAGCGGCAATTGGATGTGGAAGAAAATCTTCATTCCTCCTCCGGCCTCTCCTGCGCCTACAGGCGCGACAGTGCTGTCCCCGCGTGTCTATTCCCTGACGACTGGAGGTCATTCACTCCGATTCAGGGCGCGCGAGCAGCACGCCCAGATCGACCGGATCGTACTAACGTCCGACCCGAACTTTGTGCCCAACGATACCTTGGCCCGAAGTGGGGATGTCCTTACCGTGACCGGCAATCCCGTGAGCCAAATACGGAATGCCGGGCAGGCGGCAGCCTTCACCGTCTCAGCCGTGGCCACCGGTCCGGTTTCTTACCAGTGGAAAAAGAATGGCGTGGCACTAAGCGGGGCCAACTCCGCCACCCTGATCCTAACCAATCTGGATCCGGCCGATAGCGGCACCTACTCCGTAGACCTGAGCCGCGGTAGCACTGCCGCAAGTGCTGGTCCGGCCTCGCTGGTGGTGAACGGCGCAGCTCTGCCGGAAATTTTCAAGGTGAGCCGCGTGATCGTGAACCCGGATCACACGCTCTCCTTTCACATCGAGGGCGAGCCGGACACCAATATCCTGGTCTATGCCTCCAGCGACATGATCACCTGGAGCCTGATCGCCGTGGAGCCAAACGAAAGCGGCCAGATCTCGGTCTCCGATCCCGGCTCAGGCGGAAAAACGAAACGCTTCTACCGACTGGTGAGCGAATCAACTGCCCCTCTCTAG